In a genomic window of Methanogenium sp. S4BF:
- a CDS encoding transcription elongation factor Spt5, whose product MSSEFGNKIYALKTTANKERKVVDDIVKVLEEHDEFVITAIMAPDEVRGYVFIETPDEYARMEQLVRLIPNARAVVKGETEFSEVEHFLEPKPAVSGIEEGTIVELIAGPFKGEKAVVRRVDSGKEEVTLELYESMVPIPITVRGDNVRVIEKAPED is encoded by the coding sequence ATGAGCAGTGAGTTCGGAAACAAGATTTACGCGCTCAAGACGACGGCCAACAAAGAGCGGAAAGTAGTGGATGACATCGTCAAGGTCCTTGAGGAGCATGATGAGTTTGTCATCACCGCAATTATGGCCCCGGATGAGGTGCGTGGCTATGTCTTCATTGAAACACCGGATGAGTATGCCCGGATGGAGCAGCTGGTCCGCCTCATTCCTAATGCGCGTGCCGTGGTAAAGGGTGAGACCGAGTTCAGTGAAGTTGAGCATTTCCTTGAGCCGAAGCCCGCAGTAAGCGGTATTGAAGAGGGCACAATCGTCGAGCTTATTGCAGGTCCTTTCAAAGGCGAAAAAGCCGTTGTAAGGCGTGTAGACTCAGGAAAAGAGGAAGTTACTCTTGAACTGTATGAATCGATGGTGCCCATTCCTATTACTGTACGCGGGGATAATGTCCGCGTCATCGAGAAGGCACCTGAAGATTAG
- a CDS encoding protein translocase SEC61 complex subunit gamma, translating into MADLKTVNEEIFKKYWRVLKLARTPTRDEFNKIAIVAAMGILIIGMIGFIVYELMAFATL; encoded by the coding sequence ATGGCTGATTTAAAAACAGTAAACGAAGAAATATTCAAGAAATACTGGCGTGTCCTGAAACTTGCCCGGACACCCACCCGTGACGAATTTAATAAAATCGCAATCGTTGCCGCAATGGGTATCCTGATCATCGGTATGATCGGGTTTATTGTATACGAACTGATGGCATTTGCTACCCTGTGA
- the ftsZ gene encoding cell division protein FtsZ codes for MRSIVEEAIKRTNEESGYIVDASNERDLELEEILKELQTRIAVIGCGGGGSNTMTRMTEEGIHGANLIALNTDAQHLIRTKADTRILIGRKRTRGLGAGSVPQVGEEAALETIEEINKSLGDCDMVFITAGLGGGTGTGSAPVIAKTARETGALTIAVVTLPFTAEGAIRMENAEAGLERLRDVADTVIVVPNDRLLEVVPRLPLHAAFKVSDEVLMRAVKGITELITQPGLVNLDFADVRTVMERGGVAMIGMGESDSEDKAADSVKKALRSPLLDVDISGASAALVNVVGGPDMTMAEAEGVVQEVYERIDPEARIIWGAQIDPNMQGRMRTMLVVTGVNSPQIYGRNEMFSSKRSTTEFDIDFLR; via the coding sequence ATGAGATCAATCGTAGAAGAGGCAATTAAACGGACAAATGAGGAGTCCGGATATATCGTTGACGCGTCCAACGAACGTGACCTGGAGCTTGAGGAGATCCTCAAAGAGCTTCAGACACGGATCGCGGTCATCGGGTGTGGCGGCGGCGGTTCGAACACGATGACACGGATGACCGAAGAGGGTATCCACGGTGCAAATCTTATTGCGCTGAATACTGATGCCCAGCACCTGATCCGAACAAAGGCTGACACGAGAATCCTCATTGGCCGTAAGCGCACCCGTGGTCTTGGTGCCGGTTCTGTCCCGCAGGTCGGAGAAGAGGCCGCCCTCGAGACTATTGAGGAGATCAACAAGTCTTTGGGTGACTGCGATATGGTCTTCATCACCGCAGGGCTTGGCGGCGGCACCGGCACCGGCTCTGCACCCGTGATTGCAAAAACTGCCCGGGAGACGGGTGCACTGACGATTGCTGTCGTGACGCTTCCCTTCACCGCAGAAGGGGCCATCCGGATGGAAAACGCTGAAGCGGGCCTTGAACGTCTCCGTGACGTTGCTGACACGGTTATTGTTGTGCCGAATGACCGCCTCCTTGAGGTCGTCCCGCGCCTCCCTCTGCACGCAGCCTTTAAGGTCTCTGACGAAGTCTTAATGCGTGCAGTAAAAGGCATCACCGAACTGATCACACAGCCCGGTCTGGTGAACCTCGACTTTGCCGATGTCCGAACCGTTATGGAACGCGGCGGTGTGGCGATGATTGGCATGGGCGAGAGTGACAGTGAAGACAAGGCTGCAGACTCCGTCAAAAAGGCCCTGCGTTCACCTCTGCTCGATGTTGACATCTCAGGTGCATCCGCTGCCCTCGTGAATGTGGTCGGCGGCCCTGATATGACGATGGCAGAGGCAGAAGGCGTGGTCCAGGAAGTCTACGAGCGCATCGATCCGGAGGCCCGGATTATATGGGGTGCGCAGATTGATCCCAATATGCAGGGCCGGATGCGCACGATGCTTGTCGTAACAGGCGTGAACTCCCCCCAGATATATGGACGCAATGAGATGTTCTCGTCAAAGAGATCCACTACGGAATTTGATATTGATTTCCTCAGGTGA
- a CDS encoding D-aminoacyl-tRNA deacylase, whose amino-acid sequence MKIALIHSALDPAGCNIAAHLAPRVGAEGRDGEECRWAGHTLRFMTAPGRLIYEEHLDERAKADLIIFLSRHTSQNPVPALTVHVTGNYGDAALGGEGRTLSRAAPAWMHAALCALAPRAPEGFRVSYEVTHHGPTGLLTPSFFIEIGSTEAEWTDPACGAAVADALVHVLTEGPGSVIPLIGFGGNHYAARETDIALAGRAAWGHIAHTREVAGMDAAMVRQMAVQTGADAAYIDRKALSGDVVAQISGIIRECGIPRVSESELRMMGSLSLPLYLRMREMAHAEAPGVSLRLMDLSGEGEPVIVRIPDQLFQETLKQDEQEFRRAVEKMPVAVAVSSGGALLPFFLTFGEYELQILHLLISSCVKILTSDGSAHAGDDVIIIRKVSFNPEKACTLGVPKGPLFGRLAAGQEIEIAGTIITPEMVSLVTERVIHVPGLENYL is encoded by the coding sequence ATGAAAATAGCCCTTATCCACTCAGCACTGGATCCGGCGGGGTGCAATATCGCAGCGCATCTCGCCCCCCGTGTCGGTGCAGAAGGGCGTGACGGTGAGGAGTGCCGCTGGGCGGGGCACACCCTCCGGTTTATGACCGCGCCGGGCCGTCTCATCTATGAAGAGCACCTGGACGAGCGGGCGAAAGCAGATCTCATCATCTTTCTCTCCCGCCACACCTCGCAAAACCCTGTCCCGGCCCTGACTGTCCATGTCACCGGCAATTACGGTGATGCGGCGCTTGGGGGAGAGGGCCGGACGCTCTCCCGCGCCGCCCCTGCATGGATGCATGCGGCATTATGTGCCCTTGCCCCCCGTGCCCCTGAGGGATTTCGTGTCTCCTATGAGGTGACGCACCACGGTCCGACCGGACTTCTTACCCCGTCGTTTTTTATTGAAATCGGGAGCACTGAGGCCGAGTGGACTGACCCTGCCTGCGGAGCTGCGGTTGCAGATGCCCTTGTCCATGTCCTCACGGAGGGGCCGGGTTCTGTCATCCCTCTCATCGGATTCGGGGGCAACCACTATGCAGCGCGTGAAACGGATATTGCGCTGGCGGGCCGGGCGGCATGGGGTCATATTGCGCATACGCGGGAGGTGGCGGGCATGGACGCCGCGATGGTCAGGCAGATGGCGGTGCAGACCGGTGCTGATGCGGCCTATATCGATCGAAAAGCCCTCTCGGGAGATGTTGTGGCGCAAATATCCGGCATAATTCGTGAATGCGGCATTCCACGTGTATCCGAGAGTGAACTGAGGATGATGGGGTCCCTCTCTCTCCCGCTCTATCTACGGATGCGGGAGATGGCGCATGCAGAAGCGCCGGGTGTATCGCTCAGGCTGATGGACCTTTCCGGGGAGGGTGAGCCTGTAATCGTCCGTATTCCCGACCAGCTATTCCAGGAAACACTGAAGCAGGATGAACAGGAATTCCGGCGTGCTGTAGAAAAAATGCCTGTCGCCGTGGCGGTATCGTCAGGGGGCGCACTCCTGCCGTTTTTCCTCACCTTTGGGGAGTACGAATTACAAATACTGCATCTTTTAATATCATCCTGCGTCAAAATCTTAACCAGCGATGGATCTGCCCACGCCGGTGATGATGTAATTATCATTCGAAAGGTGAGTTTCAACCCGGAAAAAGCATGCACTCTGGGGGTTCCGAAAGGACCGCTTTTCGGCAGGCTGGCGGCAGGACAGGAGATCGAGATTGCCGGCACAATAATTACGCCGGAGATGGTCTCTCTCGTGACCGAACGGGTGATCCACGTCCCGGGATTGGAGAACTACCTATGA
- a CDS encoding TIGR00725 family protein — protein MDKMHPLQIAVIGAASCDAKEECVAEDAGRLIATAGAVLICGGRGGVMEAACRGAAGAGGVAVGILPGDAAEANPFCTVTIPTGLGIARNAVVVSAAGAVIAVGGGYGTLSEIAMALKLNRAVYGIHSWEIAGVVPCMSAAEAVSRALGAERNGADSGGCR, from the coding sequence ATGGATAAGATGCACCCCCTTCAGATTGCGGTCATCGGTGCTGCATCCTGCGATGCGAAGGAAGAATGTGTGGCAGAAGATGCAGGCAGGCTGATCGCCACAGCGGGCGCTGTCCTTATCTGCGGAGGCCGCGGCGGTGTGATGGAGGCTGCGTGCCGGGGCGCCGCGGGTGCCGGGGGTGTAGCAGTGGGTATTCTTCCGGGGGATGCTGCTGAGGCAAATCCGTTTTGTACGGTCACCATCCCCACCGGTCTGGGAATCGCCCGGAATGCCGTGGTGGTGTCAGCCGCGGGAGCTGTCATTGCGGTGGGCGGTGGATACGGCACGCTCTCGGAGATTGCAATGGCGCTGAAACTGAACCGGGCGGTCTATGGCATTCATAGCTGGGAGATTGCCGGTGTGGTGCCCTGCATGAGTGCAGCGGAGGCGGTTTCCCGGGCTCTCGGTGCGGAAAGGAACGGTGCAGACAGCGGAGGGTGCCGATGA
- the ileS gene encoding isoleucine--tRNA ligase, translating into MREVTSSFNAEEVEAAVRSFWDTDNIYAQVKAQHAGSPPWFFVDGPPYTTGHIHLGTAWNKILKDSILRFRRMQGYDVIDRAGYDMHGLPIEVRVEHELGFSSKKDIETYGIDLFIEKCKDFAITHKEIMSDQFRSLGVWMDFTNPYQTITPDYVEAAWWTLKRAEEKGLLERGYRVVNLCPRCETAIADSEVEYWDEEDPSIFVKFPVKDRENEYLVIWTTTPWTLPANVAVAVRDDFTYARVRAVKDGSEEVLWIGEPLVDDVLRKGRYQDFTVLETVTGDALIGMHYRSPLEEQVPVQKDVEHRVVYADFVTMENTGLVHMAPGHGWDDSIVGQKEGLASLCPVDNAGIYTADAGIFAGKFVKDADQDVMDALGDHLLAKRKIVHRYGHCWRCKTPIIMISTEQWFLAVPKIKDKMLSEIARVKWQPDWAGSARFHDFVADARDWCISRQRYWGIPIPVWQCDACDARKVFGTVAELNEAAGTNLTDPHRPYVDEITIPCTCGKTMRRVEDIFDVWFDSAMASWATLGFPRKTEEFERLWPAAFITEGQDQTRGWFYSQLGASVIAFDQAPYEKVLMHGFALDAEGRKMSKSFGNVVAPEEVVAKVGVDVLRLYVLSASAPWDDLKFNWEGVRTTNRTINILWNVYRFPLPYMILDAFAPETAADGTWDGEYIRAHLAEMPEEDRWIISRVNSLAAQVGVDVENGMLHKATRACLTCILEDVSRWYVQLVRPRMWLEEDAREKREAYETMYYVMRRICSALAPFAPHITENIYTNLRTGADPVSIHMLPWFAGDESLIDATLEAEMDVIRSFDEAVATARQDGSRKLRWPISDTYVITDSDAVETAITQMNDLACQRANSRAVTVVRGAWDRMGWSAEPVMRGIGPDFGKDGPKVKAAIEAADAAAMKAAIERDGEVTVDGFTITEKHIAFSEKMPENIFAAEMAGATVCVDVTLTPALEGEGFAREVVRRIQDMRRQLDLKVEDFIIADVAITDMRVQALLAGTHEEEIAGEVRATSLTITPAAEETNGEGLTTDWDVEGVSMTIHIQKAQA; encoded by the coding sequence GTGAGAGAGGTCACGAGCAGTTTTAACGCAGAGGAGGTGGAGGCCGCAGTCCGCTCCTTCTGGGATACAGACAATATTTACGCACAGGTCAAGGCACAGCACGCGGGCAGTCCCCCCTGGTTTTTTGTGGACGGCCCCCCTTACACCACCGGCCACATCCATCTCGGCACTGCATGGAATAAAATACTCAAGGATTCGATACTGCGGTTCCGCCGCATGCAGGGCTACGATGTCATCGACCGGGCAGGCTATGACATGCACGGCCTCCCCATCGAGGTGAGAGTGGAACACGAACTCGGCTTCTCTTCCAAAAAGGACATCGAGACATATGGCATCGACCTCTTCATCGAGAAATGTAAGGACTTTGCCATCACCCACAAGGAAATAATGTCGGATCAGTTCCGCAGCCTGGGTGTCTGGATGGACTTCACGAACCCCTACCAGACGATCACCCCCGACTATGTGGAGGCGGCATGGTGGACCCTGAAGCGTGCGGAGGAGAAGGGCCTTCTTGAACGCGGATACCGGGTCGTCAACCTCTGTCCCCGCTGTGAGACCGCCATTGCCGACTCTGAAGTGGAATACTGGGACGAGGAGGACCCGTCCATCTTTGTGAAGTTCCCGGTAAAGGACCGTGAGAACGAATACCTCGTCATCTGGACCACCACCCCGTGGACCCTGCCTGCCAACGTGGCTGTCGCCGTCCGCGACGACTTTACCTATGCCCGTGTCCGTGCAGTCAAAGACGGAAGCGAAGAGGTCCTCTGGATCGGCGAACCGCTGGTGGATGATGTGCTCCGGAAAGGCCGGTATCAGGACTTCACCGTCCTTGAGACGGTCACCGGTGATGCACTTATCGGCATGCACTACCGCTCACCCCTGGAGGAGCAGGTGCCCGTCCAGAAGGACGTCGAGCACCGGGTTGTCTATGCCGACTTTGTCACGATGGAGAACACCGGCCTTGTGCACATGGCGCCGGGCCACGGGTGGGACGACTCCATCGTTGGCCAGAAGGAAGGGCTTGCCTCCCTCTGCCCGGTCGACAACGCGGGCATCTACACCGCTGATGCCGGTATCTTTGCCGGTAAATTTGTGAAGGATGCCGACCAGGACGTGATGGACGCCCTCGGGGACCATCTCCTTGCAAAGAGGAAGATTGTCCACCGCTACGGACACTGCTGGCGGTGCAAGACCCCCATCATCATGATCTCAACCGAGCAGTGGTTCCTTGCGGTTCCGAAAATAAAAGACAAGATGCTCTCCGAGATTGCCCGGGTGAAATGGCAGCCGGACTGGGCAGGCTCAGCGCGGTTCCATGACTTTGTCGCGGACGCCCGCGACTGGTGCATCTCACGCCAGCGCTACTGGGGCATCCCGATTCCTGTCTGGCAGTGTGATGCCTGCGATGCCCGGAAGGTATTCGGGACGGTTGCAGAACTCAATGAAGCCGCAGGGACGAACCTGACCGACCCCCACCGCCCGTATGTGGACGAGATAACCATCCCCTGCACCTGCGGCAAAACGATGCGGCGGGTCGAAGATATCTTTGATGTCTGGTTCGACTCGGCGATGGCCTCATGGGCCACCCTCGGGTTCCCCCGGAAGACAGAAGAGTTCGAGCGCCTCTGGCCGGCGGCGTTCATCACCGAAGGGCAGGACCAGACACGCGGCTGGTTCTACTCCCAGCTGGGCGCCTCGGTCATCGCCTTTGACCAGGCACCCTACGAGAAGGTCCTCATGCACGGTTTTGCGCTGGACGCAGAAGGCCGCAAGATGAGCAAATCCTTCGGCAATGTGGTCGCGCCCGAGGAAGTGGTGGCAAAGGTCGGCGTGGACGTGCTCCGGCTCTATGTGCTCTCTGCAAGCGCCCCGTGGGACGACCTGAAGTTCAACTGGGAAGGAGTCAGGACCACCAACCGTACGATCAATATCCTCTGGAATGTCTACCGCTTCCCGCTGCCGTATATGATCCTCGATGCATTTGCACCGGAGACCGCCGCAGACGGCACATGGGACGGAGAATATATCCGGGCACACCTCGCGGAGATGCCGGAAGAGGACCGCTGGATCATCTCACGCGTCAACAGCCTTGCCGCCCAGGTCGGCGTGGACGTGGAGAACGGCATGCTCCACAAGGCTACCCGCGCCTGCCTCACCTGCATCCTGGAAGACGTCTCCCGCTGGTATGTGCAGCTGGTCCGGCCGCGGATGTGGCTGGAAGAGGATGCACGCGAAAAGCGTGAGGCATACGAGACGATGTACTACGTCATGCGGCGGATCTGTTCGGCCCTGGCACCGTTTGCACCGCATATCACCGAGAATATCTATACGAACCTCCGGACTGGCGCTGACCCGGTGAGCATTCACATGCTGCCGTGGTTTGCAGGCGATGAGTCACTCATCGATGCAACCCTCGAAGCTGAGATGGATGTTATCCGCTCCTTTGACGAGGCTGTGGCCACCGCCCGTCAGGACGGCAGCCGCAAACTCCGCTGGCCGATCAGCGATACGTATGTGATCACGGACAGTGATGCTGTGGAAACCGCCATCACGCAGATGAATGACCTTGCCTGCCAGCGCGCCAACAGCAGGGCCGTCACCGTTGTCCGCGGTGCATGGGACCGGATGGGCTGGTCTGCAGAACCGGTGATGCGGGGCATCGGGCCTGACTTCGGCAAAGACGGGCCGAAGGTGAAGGCGGCAATCGAAGCGGCCGATGCTGCAGCCATGAAGGCGGCCATCGAACGAGACGGCGAAGTGACCGTGGACGGGTTCACGATCACGGAGAAGCACATCGCCTTCTCAGAGAAGATGCCGGAGAACATCTTTGCAGCAGAGATGGCAGGAGCCACCGTCTGCGTGGACGTCACTCTCACACCGGCGCTGGAAGGGGAAGGATTTGCCCGTGAAGTGGTGCGGAGAATTCAGGATATGCGGCGCCAGCTTGACCTGAAGGTGGAAGACTTCATCATTGCAGACGTGGCCATCACCGATATGCGTGTGCAGGCCCTTCTTGCAGGCACCCACGAAGAAGAGATCGCCGGAGAAGTCAGGGCCACCTCGCTTACCATCACCCCCGCAGCGGAGGAGACGAACGGCGAGGGCCTGACCACAGACTGGGATGTTGAGGGAGTTTCGATGACCATCCACATCCAAAAAGCACAGGCGTGA
- a CDS encoding tRNA(His) guanylyltransferase Thg1 family protein: protein MQEREIFRNLSIFPPFIVRLDGRAFHRFTRDMGFEKPYDRRFSDAMAAVSEQLLSSSGLEPSFAYTFSDEISLFFPLAPFNGRVEKIDSVCASYAASALTLALHLTEPVAFDSRVIAADVPAAVAYMVMRQREAWRNHINGYCQQALITEGMTATQAARALRGMKGPAMHEMMFERGINLAKTPAWERRGIACYLTEVTKEGYNPITDEKVTATRRVVVPDDDLPLFSEPDGEVWLRSHLG from the coding sequence ATGCAGGAACGGGAAATATTCAGAAATCTCTCCATTTTTCCGCCCTTCATCGTTCGGCTTGACGGGCGGGCATTTCACCGGTTTACCCGGGATATGGGGTTTGAAAAACCCTATGACCGGAGGTTTTCGGATGCCATGGCGGCGGTGTCAGAGCAGCTGCTCTCCTCATCCGGCCTTGAACCGTCGTTTGCCTACACATTCTCAGACGAAATATCTCTCTTCTTTCCCCTTGCCCCCTTCAACGGGCGGGTGGAGAAGATAGACTCGGTCTGTGCCTCATATGCGGCAAGCGCCCTTACCCTTGCCCTTCACCTGACGGAGCCGGTGGCGTTTGACTCGCGCGTCATTGCAGCAGATGTCCCGGCAGCCGTTGCCTACATGGTCATGCGCCAGCGGGAAGCCTGGCGCAACCACATCAACGGCTACTGCCAGCAGGCACTCATCACGGAGGGAATGACGGCGACACAGGCGGCGCGTGCCCTCCGGGGGATGAAGGGGCCTGCAATGCATGAGATGATGTTTGAGCGGGGCATCAATCTGGCAAAGACTCCTGCCTGGGAGCGGCGCGGCATCGCCTGTTACCTGACGGAAGTGACAAAAGAGGGGTATAATCCGATCACCGACGAGAAGGTCACTGCGACGCGCCGGGTGGTCGTACCGGATGACGACCTCCCGCTCTTCAGTGAACCGGACGGTGAGGTCTGGCTGCGTTCCCATCTCGGCTGA
- a CDS encoding PRC-barrel domain-containing protein: MKSAITELFGMKVYTENAVYVGDVDDVIINVDTKKLESLALGNVNREVLELTNFKGVKIPYRIIRAVGDIVIIRHLAGMSRSEIIED, translated from the coding sequence ATGAAGAGCGCAATAACCGAGTTGTTCGGGATGAAGGTCTATACCGAAAACGCTGTCTATGTGGGTGACGTGGACGACGTTATCATCAATGTTGATACAAAAAAGTTGGAGTCACTTGCGTTGGGGAACGTGAACCGGGAAGTGCTTGAACTCACCAATTTCAAGGGGGTAAAGATTCCATACCGCATTATCCGGGCTGTTGGTGACATCGTCATTATCCGTCACCTTGCAGGGATGTCCCGGTCAGAGATCATAGAGGACTGA